One Misgurnus anguillicaudatus chromosome 19, ASM2758022v2, whole genome shotgun sequence genomic region harbors:
- the LOC141351262 gene encoding general transcription factor II-I repeat domain-containing protein 2B-like, with translation MSLSKQKRKVDDEHRQFQERWTLRYFFVEFNGNPTCLICKEKVAAIKEYNLKRHYSTKHGEQYEKFHDDERKHRVTLLQRELTSQQSIFHKAKKDADAAVEASYVVSQLIAKAGKPFTEGHFLKDCMLKVADILCPEKKSMFNNIALSANTVAEQISKLSSDIYDQLCDKARVFTAYSSVLDESTDITDSAQLAIFIRGINDRFEVTEELLSLCPMHDRTTAKDIFQQLCNVIERSGLPWNRLVAITTDGAPSMTGRKNGLVALVQKKLEEENADPAVVLHCIIHQHALCSKCLKYEHVMSVSVVLKCINYIRSRSLQQHQFQAFLEEIESTYSDVLYFTEVRWLSRGNVLKRFFELRAEVKRFMEDGRMDVPEFDDPKWVMDLAFLVDITQELNILNLKLQGPGQLITAAYESVKAFSTKLRLWKTQLTAKNLSHFPTCKFLVE, from the exons ATGTCTCTTTCCAAACAGAAAAGAAAAGTGGATGATGAACACAGACAGTTTCAAGAAAGATGGACATTGCGTTACTTTTTCGTGGAGTTTAATGGAAATCCTACCTGTCTGATATGCAAAGAAAAAGTTGCGGCTATAAAGGAATATAATCTTAAGCGTCATTACTCGACTAAGCATGGAGAGCAGTATGAGAAGTTTCATGACGATGAGAGAAAACACCGAGTCACGCTGTTGCAGAGAGAGCTAACATCACAGCAAAGCATTTTTCATAAAGCTAAAAAGGATGCTGATGCTGCAGTTGAAGCAAGTTATGTGGTGAGTCAGTTGATTGCTAAAGCGGGAAAGCCATTCACTGAAGGGCATTTTTTGAAGGACTGTATGCTTAAAGTCGCTGATATTCTCTGTCCAGAAAAGAAAAGCATGTTCAACAATATCGCTCTATCTGCAAACACGGTGGCAGAGCAGATTAGCAAGTTATCGAGTGACATTTACGATCAGTTATGTGACAAAGCTAGAGTCTTCACTGCATACTCTTCGGTACTTGATGAAAGCACAGACATAACTGACAGTGCTCAGCTAGCCATTTTCATAAGGGGTATTAATGATCGATTTGAAGTGACGGAGGAGTTATTAAGTTTGTGTCCAATGCACGACCGTACCACAGCCAAAGACATATTTCAGCAGCTGTGTAACGTGATTGAGCGCAGTGGTTTGCCTTGGAACAGACTTGTAGCCATTACCACTGATGGCGCCCCCTCTATGACAGGCAGAAAAAACGGACTGGTTGCACTGGTACAAAAAAAGTTAGAAGAGGAAAATGCAGACCCAGCAGTTGTTCTGCACTGCATTATACACCAACATGCACTGTGTAGCAAATGCTTGAAATATGAACATGTTATGTCTGTT TCTGTTGTCTTGAAATGTATTAATTACATCAGGTCGAGGAGTTTACAGCAACATCAATTTCAGGCATTTTTAGAAGAAATTGAGTCAACATATAGTGATGTACTATATTTTACTGAAGTGCGCTGGCTCAGCAGGGGGAATGTTCTGAAGAGATTTTTTGAATTAAGAGCAGAGGTGAAGAGATTCATGGAAGATGGCAGAATGGATGTTCCTGAATTTGATGATCCTAAATGGGTCATGGACCTTGCATTCTTAGTTGACATAACACAGGAGCTGAACATCCTCAACCTAAAGCTCCAGGGCCCTGGTCAGCTTATCACAGCAGCATATGAAAGTGTGAAAGCCTTCTCCACAAAACTGAGACTGTGGAAAACTCAGCTTACTGCCAAAAACCTCAGCCATTTTCCAACATGCAAATTCCTTGTGGAGTAG